From Micromonospora carbonacea:
CACCGACTACCCGGGGCTGGCCGGCGACGCGCGCCGCGAGGTCGCGGTGGCCGGCCCGGCCCAGCCGGTCGCCAACCCGCCCAACGGCAACCCGGCGGCCATCTCCTCGATCCCGTTCGCCGGGGCGCTCGGCTCGCTGCTCGGCGGCGTGGCCGGCGACGTGCCCGGCCAGCACGCCCGGTTCGAGTCCGCGCCGCTGGGCGAGGCGGTGGACGTGGCCGGGTCGCCGACCGTCACGCTGCGGGCCGCGTCGGCCAGCGGCGAGGCGGTGCTGTTCGTGAAGCTCTACGACGTCGACCCGCAGGGCGCGGCGACCCTGCCCAACGGGCTGGTCGCGCCGGTCCGGCTCACCGGCCTGCCGGCCGGGATCGACGCCGCGAAGCCGGTCACGGTCACCCTGCCCGCGATCGTCCGCCGGGTCGAGGCCGGGCACCGGCTGCGGGTCGTGGTCGCCACGTCCGACCAGGCGTACACGACCCCGGCCGAGCCGGCGGTCTACACCGTGGCGGCCGGTGACGGCCCGCTCGTGCTGCCGACCGTGGCCGGCGAGCCGATCCCCACCACGGCCGTCGTCTGGCGCTGGGTGCTGGCCGGGCTGCTGGCCACCATCGCGGTCGGGCTCGTCGCGGTCGTCCTGATCGCCCGCCGCCGGCACCGCCGCCAGGACAGCTCCGTGCATCCCGAGTACGCGGGCACGCCGCTGGCCGTGCGCCAGCTCCGCAAGGAGTACGCCGACGGCTTCGTCGCCGTGTCGAACGTCGACTTCGAGGTGCACCCCGGTCAGGTCGTCGGCCTGCTCGGGCCCAACGGCGCGGGCAAGACCACCACCCTGCGGGTGCTGATGGGGCTCACCCAGCCCACCGCGGGCGAGATCTACGTCTTCGGCCGGCGGCTGGTGCCCGGCTCGCCGGTGCTGTCGCGCATCGGCGCGCTGGTCGAGGGCCCCGGCTTCCTGCCGCACCTGTCCGGCCTGGACAACCTGAAGGCCTACTGGCGGGCCACCGGCCGACCGTGGGAGGACGCGCACTTCGACGAGGCGCTGGAGATCGCCGGGCTCGGCGACTCGGTGCACCGCAGGACCCGCAAGTACAGCCACGGCATGCGGCAGCGCCTCGCCATCGCCCAGGCCATGCTCGGCCTGCCCGAGCTGCTGGTGCTCGACGAGCCGACGGACGGCCTGGACCCGCCGCAGATCGCCGAGATGCGCCGGGTGCTCCAGCGCTACGCCACCGACGGCCGGGCGGTGCTGGTCTCCAGCCACCTGCTCGCCGAGGTGGAGCAGACCTGCACGCACGCGGTGGTGGTCAACAAGGGGCGGATCGTCGCGTCCGGCCCGGTGGAGGAGATCGTCGGCGAGTCGCCGAGCGTGCTGTTCGACGTGACCGACCCCGACGCGGCGCGCGACGTGCTGGGCCGGCTGGCCGGCGTGACCGTGCTGCCCGACGCCGAGGGGCAGCTGGTGGTGGACACCAACGGCACCGCCCGCAGCGAGGTGGTGGCCGAGCTGGTCCGGGCGGGGATCGGGGTGGACCGGGTGGTGCCGCGCCGCCGCCTGGAGGACGCGTTCCTCGCCCTGGTGGGCGAGAACTCTCGGGGAAGCGGGGACCGGTGATGACGCAGTCGTCTTCCACGGTGGGCGCGGCTGCCGGCTACCGGCCGTCGGCGACCCTGCCGTTCGCGGCGGAGTTCCGCCGGCAGGCGTCGCGGCGGCGTACCCAGCTCGCGCTCGGGTTCATGGTGCTGCTGCCGCTGATCGTGCTTGTCGCGTTCCAGTTCGACTCCGGCAACGACGACGACGGCGGCGGGGGCGAGTTCTCCAGCCTCGCCGACCTGGCCACCTCGGGCGGGCTCAACTTCACCCTCTTCTCGCTGCTGGTCTCGGCGTCGTTCCTGCTGGTCGTGGTGGTGGCGCTGTTCTGCGGCGACACGGTGGCCAGCGAGGCGAGCTGGGGCAGCCTGCGCTATCTGCTGGCCGTGCCGGTGCCCCGGGCCCGGTTGCTGGCGGTGAAGCTGCTGGTGGCGCTCGCGTACTCGGGGCTGGCCCTGCTGCTGCTCGCCGGCACCGCCCTGCTCGCCGGCACCCTCCGCTACGGCTGGGAGCCGCTGCGCAGCCAGGTCTCCGCCCAGCTCGACCCGGCCGAGGGGCTGCTGCGGCTGCTGGCCGTGCTCGGCTACCTGGCGGTCGTCCTGCTGGCGGTGGCCGGGCTGGCGTTCCTGCTCTCCGTCGTCACGGACGCCGCGCTCGGCGCGGTCGGCGGCGCGGTGCTGCTGTGGATCCTGTCCAGCATCCTGGACCAGATCACGGCGCTCGGCGGGATCCGGGCGTTCCTGCCGACCCACTACGCCAACGCCTGGCTGGGCCTGCTGTCGACGCCGGTGCAGACCGACGACCTGGTGCGCGGCTGCATCTCCGCGATCGCCTACGCCACCCTGTTCTGGTCGCTGGCCTTCTGGCGCTTCACCCGCAAGGACGTCACGAGCTGACGGCGGAGCCGGGCACCTGCCCGCCGCCGGGACCGGTCGGGCCCGGTGGGCAGGTCGGTCGTGAGTGATCGCGCCCCCGTGACCGCTCGTGCCTGGCGTGATCGCGTCGAGTGATTGTGCTGGTGGGGAAGTTCCGCGTCTCAAATATCGTGGGAACGCTCCCACGGACAGGGACAAGCATCGACCTTATCAAATTCTTACCGCATTCTGGCTGCATTGACTTCTGTCACTGGAGGTGTGGTATGAACATTGACCGGCTTAGCGGTCCCGTCCTGTCCCTGTTCCGCATGGTGATCGGCCTGCTCTTCTTGTTCCACGGCCTGTCGTCGCTGTTCGGTGTCTTCGGCGGCGCGCGAGGAACCGGTCAGGCGGTCCCGCTCGGCACCTGGCCAGGCTGGTACGCCGCCCTGATCCAGGCCGTCTGCGGCGCGCTGGTGCTGGCCGGGCTCTTCACCCGACCCGCCGCGCTGCTCGCTTCCGGCTCGATGGCGTACGCGTACTTCGTGGTGCACCAGCCGGAGGGGCTGCTGCCGCTGCGCAACGGCGGTGAGCTGTCGGCGATGTTCTGCTGGGCGTTCGTGCTCATCGCGGTGCTCGGCCCCGGGACGTGGGCCGTCGACAACCTGCTGGGCCGTCGCCGGGAGCCGGCCGTCGCGACGCCCGCCCCGAGCAAGCGCTCGGTGCCGGCCTGACCCGACCGCCCGCCCCGCGACGCCGCGACCTTGGCCAGTTGTCGCCCACGGCAGACCGGAACTGTCCAGGAATCGCCAGGCGGCGTCACGGGGCGGGCGGAGTTTCCCTCCGGGTGGCGGGGCGGCGGGGCGGCTCATCTCCGCCCCGGGGGCATGTCCCCCGCCCGATCGGTGCCGCCGGTCAGATCCCCCCGCACACGCGCCAGTCGCCGCCCTCCTCGACCAGGATGAGGACCTTCTCCCGGCCGCCGCCGGTGACGGTGACCTCGGCCCGGGACCGGCCGCCGGTGCTGCTGCTCACCTCGGTCGAGGTGACCCGGTAGCCGCCCAGGGGCGGCTCGGCCGCCCGGGCCCGGGCGAACTCCTCCTCGGTCAGCTGGCTGCGCACCTCCTCGCAGAGCCGGGCGTACGCCTCCGGGTGGTTGCCGTCCCGCACGTCGTCGAGGTACGCGGTCGCGGCGTCCCGGGCGGGCGCGGTCGCGCCCTGGACGGTGCGGAAGAACCAGATGCCGCCGCCGGTGAGCGTGCCTGCGCAACAGAGCAGCGCCACCACGGCGGCCACGATGATCACGGTACGGGTCGTCCGGCCGGGCCTGCGCGGCTTCGGGGGCGGGCCGGGTGTCGGGGGATGCGTCACGCCGTCAGGCTAGAAACCGCAGGCCACCCCGGGCCTCGGTGGCCCTGGCGACGGTGGCCCTCGGTGCCGGAGCGGGTGCCCGCGGTGACGGTGTGACGAAGTCCGCACCCCCGATCCGGCCCACACGCTGGGAACATCGGGTGGCGGTCGCCGCGATCCGCCGTAGACTCGGCGGCACAACTGAATACCTCATCCAGAGGGGCAGAGGGATACGGCCCGACGAAGCCCCGGCAACCACCCGTGCGTTCGATGGCGAACGGCGCGGACAGGTGCCAATTCCGTCCCCGCCGCAGGGTGCGATGCGGGGAAAGATGAGAGGACCTCCTCGACATGACGTCGACCCTCGCCGCGCCCGGCATCGACACCACCGCCAGCCCCGCCCGCGCCCTGGTCTGCCGCGCCTGCTCGGCGCGCTACCCGCTCGCCGCGCAGCACGCCTGCTACGAGTGTTTCGGCCCGCTCGAAGTCGACTACGACACGGCGGCCCTGGCCCGGGTCACCCGCGAGCAGATCGAGGCCGGCCCGCAGAACCTCTGGCGCTACGCCGCCCTCCTGCCCGCCGGCCAGGACCCGGCCGCCCGGGTGACCGTGGACCCGGGGCTCACCCCGCTGGTCGCCGCCGGCAACCTCGCCGCCGAGCTGGGCATCACCGCCCCGCTCTGGGTCAAGGACGACAGCGCCAACCCCACCCACTCCTTCAAGGACCGGGTGGTGTCGGTGGCGCTCACCGCCGCCCGGGCGCTCGGCTTCACCCGGTTCGCCTGCGCGTCGACCGGCAACCTGGCCAACTCGGTCGCCGCCCACGCGGCCCGCGCCGGCGCCCCGTCGATCGTGTTCATCCCCAGCGACCTGGAACCGGGCAAGGTGGTCACCACCGCCGTCTACGGCGGCGAACTGGTCGCCATCGACGGCTCGTACGACGACGTGAACCGGCTCTGCGGCGAGCTGGTGGAGACCGACGAGTTCGAGGACACGGCCTTCGTCAACGTCAACGTCCGGCCCTACTACGCGGAGGGCTCCAAGACCCTGGGCTACGAGGTGGCCGAGCAGCTCGGCTGGCGGATCCCGGCGCAGGTGGTCATCCCGATGGCGAGCGGCGAGCTGCTCACCAAGATCGACAAGGCGTTCAGCGAGCTGGTCGAGATCGGCCTCGTCGAGGCCCCGGCCGGCGGCTGGAAGGTGTTCGGGGCGCAGTCGGCCGGCTGCAACCCGATCGCGGCGGCCCTGCACGCCGACACCGACACCATCACCCCGGTCAAGCCCACCGGCATCGCCAAGTCGCTGAACATCGGCGACCCCGCCGCCGGGCTCTACGCCTTGGAGGCCGTGCGACGCACCGGCGGGTGGATGGAGTACGTCGACGACGACGAGATCCGCGCGGGCATCCGGCTGCTGGCCCGCACGACCGGGATCTTCGCCGAGACGGCCGGCGGGGTGACCGTGGCGGTGCTGCGCAAGCTGGTCGAGTCCGGCCGGCTCGACCCGACGGCGGAGACCGTCGTGTTCAACACCGGCGAGGGGCTCAAGACCATCGACGCCGTCGCCGCCCAGGTCGGCCCCACCCACCGGATCAAGCCCTCGCTGCGCGCGGCCCGCGACGCCGGCCTGCTCGGCTGACTGCGCGGGCCGATCGGCCCGCCGATCCGTCGGGTAACCGACGTTTTGCCCTCCGTACGCAAAAACCCGCCGCCGAGGACTTGACGGCAGGAACCGGACGGCGCAAGATGCTCCGTGCGGGAGGGCGTTTCGCCGGAGACTTTAAGTTCTTACGACCCAACGCCGGAGGCGTTGTGCGATCGTCCCTCCCGACCAACGTCCGATCGGGCCAGCGGAGAAATTCGCTGGCCCGATCGTCTTTCCCCGGCCACCCTCTGCCCATGGGCATCACCATCACCCCGATCGACCCGGCGGACCAGGGCGCGGTCGACGCGGCGTACCGGATCAGGGCGGCAGCCGAACAGGCGGACGTCCCCGACTTCCCGCCGCTGTGCCGGAGCCGCTTCGAGGCGGCGATCCGGCACCCGATGCCGGGCAACGTGCCGGCCTGGGCGCTGGCCCGGCTCGACGGCGAGCCGGCCGGCTTCCTCGCCCTCGACCTGCCGCAGCTCGACAACACCGACAACGCCACCGTCGACCTGTTCACGCACCCGGCGCACCGGCGGCGGGGGGTCGGCCGGGCCCTGCACGCGCACGCCGTGGAGCTGCTGGGCGAGCGGGGGCGCAAGCGGGTGGTCGGCGCGACCGTCGCGGCCCTGCCCGGCGGGCCGGCGCGCGGCGGGGCCGGCGGGGCGTTCGCCGCGACGACGGGGGCGCGGGCGGTGCTCGCCGAGGTCCGCCGCCGCCTCGACACCACCCGGCTCGACCAGGCCGCGCTCGACGCGGCGCTGGCCGACGCCCGGTCCCGCGCCGCCGGCTACCGCACGGTCCGCTGGCAGGGGGCGGCCCCGCAGGAGCACGTCGCCGACGTCGCCCACCTCGACGGCCGGCTGATGGCCGACGCGCCCCTGGGCGAGATGGAGTGGGAGCCGGAGCGGGTCGACGTCGAGCGGATCCGGGGCGTCGAGCGGGCGTTGGACGCGCGGGGCCGCCGCCGCTACCACCACGGGGCGGTGCACGCCGCGTCCGGCCGGCTGGTCGCCTGGACGACGATCGACGTCGGCCCCAGCGTGCCGTGGCACGCGTTCCAGCAGATCACCATCGTCGACCCGGCGCACCGCGGCCACCGGCTCGGGCTCCTCGTGAAGGTCGAGAACCTGCGGTACGCGCTCGACCACGAGCCGGGGCTGCGCGCGGTGGACACCTTCAACGCGCAGGCCAACACGTACATGATCGCCATCAACGAGGCGCTCGGGTTCCGCCCGGTCGACGCCTGGACCGACTGGCAGCTCACCCTCTGACTGGCCGGCCCGCGGCAGGGGCGGCGGGCGTCCGGCGGCGTCCGCCGGCCCTACTGCCCACCCGCCGGCTGCGGCATGATGGCGGGCATGACGGAGACCCCGCATCCCGAGTACGACAAGCACGCCGACACCCTGCACCGGGCGCTGACCGCGATCACGGAGCGCGGGTACTGGTCCGCCTATCCCGAGTCACCCAGCCCCCGGGTGTACGGCGAGACCGCCGCCGCCGACGGCAAGGCCGCCTTCGAGGCGTACCTGGGCGGCGACTTCCCGCTCGACCAGCCGGGCAGCGGCGACCGGGTCGCCACCGAGGCCAGCCCCTTCGGGCTGGAGCTGAACGTGAGCTACCCGCACCCGGGCGTCGACGAACTGGTGGCCGCCGCCTCCGCCGCCCTGCCCGCCTGGCGCGACGCCGGCCCGCAGGCCCGCGCGGGCGTCTGCCTGGAGATCCTCGACCGGCTGCACAGACACGTCTTCGAGCTGGCCAACGCGGTGCAGTTCACCAGCGGCCAGGCGTTCGTGATGGCCTTCCAGGCCGGCGGCGCGCACGCGCTGGACCGCGCCCTCGAAGCGGTCGCCTACGCGTACGCGGAGATGACCCGCCACCCGGGGACGGCCGGCTGGGAGAAGGCCGCCGGCAAGGGCGACCCGCTGCGGATGACCAAGACGTTCCACGTGGTGCCGCGCGGGGTGGCCCTGGTGATCGGCTGCAACACCTTCCCGACCTGGAACTCCTACCCCGGGCTGTTCGCCTCGCTGGTCACCGGCAACCCGGTGGTCGTCAAGCCGCACCCCCGCGCGGTGCTGCCGCTCGCGATCACCGTGAAGTACGCCCGCGAGGTGCTCGCCGAGGCCGGCTTCGACCCCAACCTGGTGCTGCTCGCTCCCGAGGCCCCCGGCGAGCGGCTCGCCTCCACCCTCGCCCTGCACCCGGCCGTGAAGATCGTCGACTTCACCGGCTCCACCGAGTACGGCGACTGGCTGGAGGCCAACGCCCGGCAGGCGACGGTCTACACGGAGAAGGCCGGCCTGAACGCCGTGGTGATCGACTCCACCGACGACTTCGCGGGGATGTGCCGCAACCTCGGCTTCACGCTGACCCTCTACAGCGGCCAGATGTGCACCACCTCGCAGAACATCCTCATCCCCGCCGGGGGCATCGACACCGACCAGGGGCACAAGAGCTTCGACGAGGTGGCCGCCGGGATCGCCGCCGTCGTGGGCAAGCTCACCGCCGACCCGGCCCGGGGCGTCGAGCTGACCGGCGCGATCGTCAACGACGGGGTGCTGGAACGCCTCGACGAGGTCACCAAGGTCGGAGCGGCGGTGCTGGAGTCGCGTACCGTCGAGCACCCCACCTTCCCCGGCGCGGTGGTGCGGACGCCGACCATCGTCAAGCTGGCCGCCGCCGACACCGCGACGTACGGCCGGGAGTGGTTCGGGCCGATCTCGTTCGTGATCGCCACCGACTCCACCGCGCACAGCCTGGAGCTCCTGCGCGCCACCGTGGGCGAGTCCGGGGCGCTGACCGCCGCCGTCTACTCGACCGACCCGGCGGTGCTGGACGCGGCCGAGGCGGCGGCGATCGACGTCGGCGTGCACCTGTCGTGCAACCTGACCGGCGGCGTCTTCGTCAACCAGTCGGCGGCGTTCTCCGACTTCCACGGCAGCGGCGCCAACCCGGCGGCGAACGCGGCGCTGACCGACGGCGCGTACGTGGCCAACCGGTTCCGCATCGTCCAGAGCCGCCGCCCCGCCTGAGGTGCAAGGAGGGGCCCCTTGTTAACGCTTTCCGTTGTACAAGGGGCCCCTGCAAACACCCCCGCCTCAGGCCGGCCGGCGCATCTGTAGTTCGCGCAGGGCGGGGAGCCTCGGGTGCGGGACCCGCACGCCCGTGTCGACGAAGCCCAGCCTCCGGTACGCCCGGTAGGCGCGGTCGTTGCCGACGACCACCTCCAGCATCAGCTCCGGCCGACCGCACTCGCGGGACCAGGCGGCGACCCCCTCGATCAGCGCGGCGAGCAGCCCGGTGCCGCGCCGGGCCGGCGTGACGTAGACGGCGTAGACGACGGTGAGGCCGGGTTCGTCCGCCGAGATCGTCCCGCCGGCGTGCCCGACGAGCCGCCCGGCGGGGCCGCCCGGCCGGTCCGCGCCGGGGTCGGCGACGAACTGGGCGGTGTGCCGGCCGCTGGCGACCGACGCGACGCGGGCCGCGTACTCGGCGTGCGGGCGGGCGGCGGCCTCCGCCAGGGTCTCCAGGAAGGCCAGCGGCGCGTCGGCGAGCATCTCCAGCCGCAGCGCCCGCATCCGCGCCGCGTCCGGCAGGGTCAACCGGCGTACGTCGACTGCCGGCGCGGCGGTGTCGGCCGTCCCCGTCGGGGCGCTGCCCGGGTCGGTCGGCGGGCGGGAACCTGCTGTCATCCCGCATACCTATCGCAGTGATGGCCGCCTATGCCGCACCGGGTTGAGGTCGGTCCGTTATAGCCCTATTTGTGGTCGTGCGCCGTCGTCACTCCTCGTGTAGCGTGCGATTTCGGTCACTGGTTTCCCGGTCGGCGCAGACGGGTGAAACCGGTGTTCCCGGGGCCGCCGGTTCCGTCGGCGTACCCGCTCGTGGAAGGCCGCGCGACGTTAGGAAGTGCACCGTGGCACAGGGCACCGTGAAGTGGTTCAACGCCGAGAAGGGCTACGGCTTCATCGCCGTCGACGGCGGGCAGGACGTCTTCGTCCACTTCTCCGCCATCGAGATGGACGGCTACAAGGCGCTGGACGACGGGCAGCGCGTGGAGTTCGAGATCGCGCAGGGGCAGAAGGGGCCGCAGGCCGAGCGCGTACGCGTCGTCGCCTGACGCCCCGACCGGTTGGCCCGCGGGCGGGCGGGCCACCGATGGCCGGCGGAGCGCGCCGCCCCGGTCGGCGCGGACGGATCGGTCCGGGGCGGCGCGGGCGGGGCGGTCCAGGAATGCTGCGGACCGTTCCCACATCGCCGCCGGGGAGGGCCCGCGTCCAGGGCCGACGTCTGAGGGCGCACGTTCCAGGGCTGACGTCTGGCCTCGGGTCCCATGGGCTGACGTCTGACGCTCGCGTCCCAGGGCGCATGTCCCAGCCATCTCCGTCCGATCGATCGATCCCACCGGGGCCCGAAGGGCCGGTCGGCCGCGCTTGGTCGGGCTGCGGTCGGTTTCCCGCCCGCCAGGTGCCGCGCCGGGTTGCCGACCCACCCTGGCCAAGGCCCCACCTTGGCCCGGCCCCACCTTGGCCCGGCCCCACCTTGGCCCGGCCCCACCGCTGGTTCGCGCCGTGCCGCCCCCCGTGGCAGCCCTGCCCACCGGGCCGCGCCGCCTCGTGGCCGCTGCCCGGCTGTGATCCGGCGGACCCGCTGGTCGGCCTGCCCGGGGAAGGGTCGGGCGGATGGTCCCGGGTGCCCGGCGCGCTGCGCCGCGGTCGGTGGCCGCTCGTGCCGGTCCCGGCTCTCGCCTGCTCTGGACCTCGCCTGCCTGGCGGCGCCCTCTCGGCTCTCTCGCCCTTCTTGGTCCGATCCGTCCTGCCCTCGTCGGTCCTGCCCTCGTCCGTCCTGGCCTTGGTCCGTCCTGGCCTTGGTCCGTCCTGGCCCTGGCCGTGGGCCTGGCCGCCCTGGTGCGCCTGGTCGTCCCGGTCCGGCCGGTCGTTACGGTCGTTACGGTCGTCACGTGCGCCGGGCGGCGGGCGTACGAGGGGTCGGTTACCGCCGCCCGGCCGGCGGGTGAAATCGGCTGAACCGGCGGGCCGGGTCGCGCTGGTCAGGTGGGGTCGACCCGGTTCGTCCGCCGCATCGTGCTTGCACTCGGCAGGGCAGAGTGCTAAACAAGTCATTGGCACTCGCCTTGGGTGAGTGCCAACGGTCGGGACGGTGGGGCCACGGCCGCACGGCGGAGATCCGTCGGGCGGCACATGGCCGGTCGTCGCGGGCTATCCGGCCCGGCCGAGGAGACGTCGTCGTCGCCAGGTGGCGACGTCCCAAGGTGCGTACACCAGGCGGCCCATCCGGGACACACACTCGGGTGGCCCGTGAGTGTCCAGGAGGACAACGCCGTATGGCCAAGATGATCGCGTTCGACGAAGAGGCTCGCCGCGGCCTCGAGCGGGGCATGAACCAGCTCGCCGACGCCGTGAAGGTGACCCTCGGCCCGAAGGGCCGCAACGTGGTGCTCGAGAAGAAGTGGGGTGCCCCCACCATCACCAACGATGGTGTGAGCATCGCCAAGGAGATCGAGCTCGAGGACCCGTACGAGAAGATCGGCGCCGAGCTGGTCAAGGAGGTCGCCAAGAAGACCGACGACGTGGCCGGTGACGGCACGACGACGGCGACCGTCCTGGCCCAGGCCCTGGTCCGCGAGGGCCTGCGCAACGTGGCCGCCGGCGCCAACCCGATGGCCCTGAAGCGGGGCATCGAGGCCGCCGTGGCCAGCGTCTCGGAGGAGCTGTCCAAGCTCGCCAAGGACGTCGAGACCAAAGAGCAGATCGCCTCCACCGCCTCCATCTCCGCCGGTGACAGCACCGTCGGCGAGATCATCGCCGAGGCGATGGACAAGGTCGGCAAGGAAGGCGTCATCACCGTCGAGGAGAGCAACACCTTCGGCCTGGAGCTTGAGCTCACCGAGGGCATGCGCTTCGACAAGGGCTACATCTCCGCGTACTTCATGACCGACCCGGAGCGGATGGAGGCCGTCTTCGACGAGCCCTACATCCTGATCGCCAACAGCAAGATCTCGTCGGTGAAGGACCTGCTCCCGATCCTGGAGAAGGTCATGCAGTCGGGCAAGCCGCTGCTGATCATCGCCGAGGACGTGGAGGGCGAGGCCCTGCCGACCCTGGTGGTCAACAAGGTCAAGGGCGTCTTCAAGTCCGCGGCCGTCAAGGCCCCCGGCTTCGGCGACCGCCGCAAGGCCATGCTGACCGACATCGCCATCCTCACCGGTGGCCAGGTCATCAGCGAGGAGCTCGGCCTCAAGCTGGAGGCCGCCGGCCTCGACATGCTGGGCCGCGCCCGCAAGGTCGTGGTGACCAAGGACGAGACCACCATCGTCGACGGTGCCGGCGACGCCGAGCAGATCCAGGGCCGGGTCAACCAGATCCGGGCCGAGATCGACAAGAGCGACTCCGACTACGACCGCGAGAAGCTGCAGGAGCGCCTGGCCAAGCTGGCCGGCGGTGTTGCGGTGATTAAGGTCGGCGCGGCCACCGAGGTCGAGCTGAAGGAGCGCAAGCACCGCATCGAGGACGCCGTCCGCAACGCGAAGGCCGCCGTCGAGGAGGGCATCGTCCCGGGTGGTGGCGTCGCGCTGGTGCAGGCCGGCAAGACCGCCTTCGACAAGCTGGACCTGACCGGCGACGAGGCGACCGGCGCGCAGATCGTCAAGATCGCGCTGGACGCCCCGCTGCGGCAGATCGCCGTCAACGCCGGCCTCGAGGGTGGCGTCGTCGTCGAGCGCGTCCGCAACCTGGACGCCGGCCACGGCCTCAACGCCGCCAGCGGCGAGTACGTGGACCTGCTGGCCGCGGGCATCATCGACCCGGCCAAGGTGACCCGGTCGGCGCTGCAGAACGCCTCGTCGATCGCGGCGCTCTTCCTCACCACCGAGGCCGTCGTCGCGGACAAGCCGGAGAAGGCCCCGGCCGCTGCGGCTGGCCCGGGCGGCGGGGACATGGACTTCTGAGTCCAGCTCCCACCGGAGTTCAGTTACACCGCACGTCGAGGGGGCGGGTCGCGTCAGCGGCCCGCCCCCTCCGCGTCGTCACGGCCGCCAGCGCCGGCCACTCCGGCCTCGGACACTTGGGCCGTGGGTACTCCGGCCAAGGCCACTCGGTCCTCGGGCACTCCCGTGTCGGGCACTGCCGTGTCGGGCACTCCGGCCTCGGGCACGCGCCCGCTGGCGGCTCTCACGCCGGCGGCGCTCACGTCGGCAGGGGCGGCTGGTCGCGTCGCCGCCCGGCCCGACCGGGCGGCCGGCGGATGCGGATCGGCTCGTCGACGCGGATCGGCTCGTCGACCAGGACCACCGGCTCCTCCGCCGCGGGCGCGTCGCCCCCGGCCATCTCCGCCAGTTGCTCGGCGTCGCCGTAGTCCAGCCGGTCGAACGGTAGTTGCCCCGGGATCTCCTCGACCGGCACCCAGGCGGCGGAACGTGGAGCCTCGGCCCGCTCGTCGTCCGTGGTCATCGCGGCCTCCTCACCTCGACGGTAGGTGACCGTCGATGCCGGGGCGGCCGAACGGCGCTATCCGGCCCGGTGCCCGTTTCGCCCGCCGCCGGGGCGAGGATCGCGGGGCCGCCGCCGGGGCGCGGGGCGCGAGGTGAGAAGGGGACCCCTCTCTACCGTATGCGTTAACAAGGGGCCCTTCCTTACCGCTCAGCGGGCCGCGCGGACAGCGGCGTACGCGTCGACCAGGCCCGCCCCGCTGATGTTCGCGTCCCCGCCGCAGGCGTCGGCCGGGTCGCGGGAGGCGTACGTCGCCCCGGCCGGGACGGCGGTGTCGCGCAGGATCCGGCGGGTGCGCTCCAGGTCGCCGACCAGCGTCGGGTTCGCCGACCACATCAGCGCCACCACGCCCGCGACCTGCGGGGCGGCCATCGACGTGCCGTCGAGGGTGGCGTAGCCGCCGCCCGGCATCGCGGAGAGCACCCCCACGCCCGGGGCGACCACGTCCGGCTTCGCCGCGCCGGGCACCGGCCCCCGGCTGGAGAAGTCGGCGACCTGGCGGTCCCGGTCGGTCGCCCCGACGGTGAACACGTCCGGGTACGTCGCCGGCGGATCCTCGATCGACCGGCAGTACGGCCCGGTGTTGCCGGCCGCCGCGACGACGAAGATGCCCGCCGCGTCCAGCGCGTCGGTTGCCGGCCGCAGCGCCGCCGGGTCGCAGCCCTCGATCGGCGGGCAGCCCCACGAGTTCGTCAGCACCTGGGGGGCCCGCTCGGGCCGCCCGTCGGTGAACGGGTCGCCGCCGGCCGGGAACGGGGC
This genomic window contains:
- a CDS encoding alpha/beta fold hydrolase, with the protein product MRSPLSAAPVRRALATRPRRIVAGSVAVVLLAAAVLWAARPGEAGFRAEPAMITVRSGPAGDEPVDLDTTFYLPDGATADRRVPAVLLAHGFGGTKESVRSDAEELAGQGYAVLAWTARGFGRSGGQIHLDSPDHEVRDAQRLLDWLAARPEVRTDAAGDPRVGVVGGSYGGGLALLLAAQDQRVDAIVPMITWNDLSRAFLPESTGGPATSGVFKKGWAGLFFGGGGNAGSGPAGLSGTSAAQPEGNPASAGPPSPAPGAGPGTGSGRAPAGAADPSCGRFAADVCAAYLRIATTGRGDQAAVDLLRRSSPAGVLDRIKAPTLLVQGEADTLFPLAEADANARGIAAAGTPVRVAWFTGGHDGGDGPRNDSDRVKYLTVQWLDHYVKGEGAAPGDDFTYSRIAGFDALDRGLVATGYRTTDYPGLAGDARREVAVAGPAQPVANPPNGNPAAISSIPFAGALGSLLGGVAGDVPGQHARFESAPLGEAVDVAGSPTVTLRAASASGEAVLFVKLYDVDPQGAATLPNGLVAPVRLTGLPAGIDAAKPVTVTLPAIVRRVEAGHRLRVVVATSDQAYTTPAEPAVYTVAAGDGPLVLPTVAGEPIPTTAVVWRWVLAGLLATIAVGLVAVVLIARRRHRRQDSSVHPEYAGTPLAVRQLRKEYADGFVAVSNVDFEVHPGQVVGLLGPNGAGKTTTLRVLMGLTQPTAGEIYVFGRRLVPGSPVLSRIGALVEGPGFLPHLSGLDNLKAYWRATGRPWEDAHFDEALEIAGLGDSVHRRTRKYSHGMRQRLAIAQAMLGLPELLVLDEPTDGLDPPQIAEMRRVLQRYATDGRAVLVSSHLLAEVEQTCTHAVVVNKGRIVASGPVEEIVGESPSVLFDVTDPDAARDVLGRLAGVTVLPDAEGQLVVDTNGTARSEVVAELVRAGIGVDRVVPRRRLEDAFLALVGENSRGSGDR
- a CDS encoding ABC transporter permease subunit, which produces MTQSSSTVGAAAGYRPSATLPFAAEFRRQASRRRTQLALGFMVLLPLIVLVAFQFDSGNDDDGGGGEFSSLADLATSGGLNFTLFSLLVSASFLLVVVVALFCGDTVASEASWGSLRYLLAVPVPRARLLAVKLLVALAYSGLALLLLAGTALLAGTLRYGWEPLRSQVSAQLDPAEGLLRLLAVLGYLAVVLLAVAGLAFLLSVVTDAALGAVGGAVLLWILSSILDQITALGGIRAFLPTHYANAWLGLLSTPVQTDDLVRGCISAIAYATLFWSLAFWRFTRKDVTS
- a CDS encoding DoxX family protein; translated protein: MNIDRLSGPVLSLFRMVIGLLFLFHGLSSLFGVFGGARGTGQAVPLGTWPGWYAALIQAVCGALVLAGLFTRPAALLASGSMAYAYFVVHQPEGLLPLRNGGELSAMFCWAFVLIAVLGPGTWAVDNLLGRRREPAVATPAPSKRSVPA
- a CDS encoding Rv0361 family membrane protein, which gives rise to MTHPPTPGPPPKPRRPGRTTRTVIIVAAVVALLCCAGTLTGGGIWFFRTVQGATAPARDAATAYLDDVRDGNHPEAYARLCEEVRSQLTEEEFARARAAEPPLGGYRVTSTEVSSSTGGRSRAEVTVTGGGREKVLILVEEGGDWRVCGGI
- the thrC gene encoding threonine synthase, translated to MTSTLAAPGIDTTASPARALVCRACSARYPLAAQHACYECFGPLEVDYDTAALARVTREQIEAGPQNLWRYAALLPAGQDPAARVTVDPGLTPLVAAGNLAAELGITAPLWVKDDSANPTHSFKDRVVSVALTAARALGFTRFACASTGNLANSVAAHAARAGAPSIVFIPSDLEPGKVVTTAVYGGELVAIDGSYDDVNRLCGELVETDEFEDTAFVNVNVRPYYAEGSKTLGYEVAEQLGWRIPAQVVIPMASGELLTKIDKAFSELVEIGLVEAPAGGWKVFGAQSAGCNPIAAALHADTDTITPVKPTGIAKSLNIGDPAAGLYALEAVRRTGGWMEYVDDDEIRAGIRLLARTTGIFAETAGGVTVAVLRKLVESGRLDPTAETVVFNTGEGLKTIDAVAAQVGPTHRIKPSLRAARDAGLLG